The Gemmatimonadales bacterium genomic sequence GCTCACGCCCAGAGCGCAGGCATCGAGCGTGTGGGAGGTCAGCCGCCGGTGAGCGCACGCAACCGGCGCGTGTAGTCCGCCTCCGAGGCACGATCGCCCGCTGCGGCCGCTGCTCGCCGCGCACCGTCGAGCGCATGGTATCTGTTCGGCTCCCTGCGAAGTGTGGCACGGTACTCGGCAAGCGCCTCCGCCGGTCGCCGGAGCTCGAGCAGCATGTCGGCAAGCAGCTCGCGCGCGGGAGCCAACGGCCCCGGCGTAACCGCGGACTTCTCGGTCGCGTCCTCGCGCGTGGCAGCCTCTCGCATCGCGGCGAGCGCTACGTTATCGCGCCCATTCGCTCGCTCGAACCACGCGCGAGCGCCCAGCCGCTGGATGGCGACCTGCTCCGCCCAGTATCCTTCACCCTCCTTCCGCAGCCGCTGCTCGATGGCGGCCAGAGAGTCGATCGATGCCCGCGCCGTGACAACATCGCCGGTGTGCGACGCACCGAGGGCGCGAGCGAAGTACGTCATCGCCTCCGTCCACTGGAACGAGGTCGCGCGCGGCGCCAACCGGGCCGCCGCCGCCCAGTCGCGTCGCTCGAGCGCGTAGCGCGCGGGGATGGCGGCGAGCGCGAACAGCCCGGCCGAGCCGGGCGCGGCACCCGTGACGGCGTTCGGATCGAGCCGTGCTTCGAGAGAAGGGAGCGAGCCGAGCACCGCGCGTGCTCCGCTGAGCCGGCGCATCTGGAGCAGCGCGTACTCGACGTAGTCCGACGCGTGCAGCGCCTCGGCGATCGACCCGCTGCGCAATGCGGCTTCGATCGAGCGACGGTTCGTCGCCACCGACGCGTCCCACTCTCCCACGCGCGTGAACGTGTGCGACGGCATATGCAGCGCGTGCGCCGCCGCAGGCGCGATGCGCGCGTAGCGCCGTGCCGCCGCGTCGGCTCTCGCCGCCAGCGCCGGGTAGTCGTAGGCATGGATGATGTAATGCGCGAGGCCCGGGTGGTTCGGGTGCACCTTCCAGAGCGCCTCGAGCGTGGCGCCCGCCCTGAGCTGGCGCGCGTACGATTTGTCGGTCGGCGGCGCCGACGCCACGAGGGCGATTGCGTGGAAGATCTTCGCCTCGGTGTCGGCAGGCTGCCGCGCGACGAGGGCAGCCATCGCGCGCTCGTACTCGGCTACGCGCGCCTCCTGGCCCACGCGCTCGTAGTCAGCGTAGAGCCGCGCGACGGCGGTGACGTAGCCACGCTCTCGTTCCGTCGCCCGTTCGTCAAACCGTGCCGCGGCATCGGCCGCTCTCCGCCCCGCTTCGAGCTGTGCGGCATCGCGGTTCCCGGTTGCCATCGGGTTGCCCCAGCGACCGAGCGCAAGCCCCCAGTACGCCATGGCGCACGTGGAGTCGGATGCGAGCACCTCGCGGAACGCGCGCGCCGACGCGCCGAACTCGAAGGAGTGCAGCAGCGCGACGCCGCGGTCGAACGCGGGCGCCACGACGGGGCTGCACGAGGTCTCGAAATGCACCGTCCCCAGCGACGCGGCGGCGGCGGGCGGGTGCTCCTGGGCCGTTGCACGACCGGCGGCCATGAGGAGAACGAGGCCCAAGCGTGCGGCGAGACGAGCGGGCGCCATGGTGCCCTCCAGCTGGATGATGCAGGACGCTCCACCAGGGGCCGCAGTGCAAGAGTGCGGCCGGAGGTGCGCACCCGACGCCTGCTCGCGTCTCCCGCCAACCTCCGATGCGCTTCAGGTCAAGTGCTGCCGAGGGCTCGGCTGGCCGTCGCGAAGGGGAACTCGGGATGGTTGTACCGGCAAATCCTCCAAGGGACTCAACTCATCACCCCCCGCGCGCGGCGCTGATCCACTCCAGGATGTTGGGATCGCGGATCTCATCGTCCCGCGCGAGGAGCAGCACCTTCGACAGCACCTCCGCGGTCTTCGGGTCGTCATCCGCGAACGGGAGGAAGATCCGACCGCGGTGCTGCGAGTGCACCGCGACGATGGGGATCGCTGTCCCGGGCAGCACCAACACTCCCGCGCTCCCCAAGTGAACAGAGTAGTCGCCCAGCGAGCCGTGGATGGTCGCGTGGCGGCCGTTGACCTCGACGTTCGCGAGGCCGAGCAATTCACAGCTCTCATTCAGCAGGGCCGCTCGCATCTCGACGGTCGACGCGGTTGCCTCGGGATCGACGCCCCCCCGATGCGCGACGCTCACCACCAGGTCGAGGTCGCGCATCGCCTCGCTGAACAGGCGTGGCGGGATGCCGTCGAGCGGCAGCGCGGTCCACTCGCCCTTGCGGGTGAAGATCACGTCCTCGAGCGTGAGTCCCTCGATGTCGGCCGGCGTGAAGAACGGCTCCTGAAAACCCAGCCGTGCGGTCAGCCCCTCATCGTGGAAGGTCCGGCTCACTCCCTCCTCCGGGCGCGCGACCCAGCCCCGGCCGCCCAGGAGCGCGAGGGCCTGACGAGGGTTCACCTGGTGGCCGGCGTACCGGCGGGTGCGATCGGTGCCGCGCTCGGACGCGGTCAGTGGGTACAGCTCGCGAAAGAGTTGCTTGAGCGGCTGGACACGCTCCGCTCGGAAGCAGTCGCGCTGCCACGCCGACCAATCGCCGCGCACGAGCAGGTCGTGCGGATGCGCGATCCGCACCTCCTCCACGTGCCCGAGCACGTGCTGCGTGCCGGCGTGGTCGCGCAGCGCGCGCCCGCCCTCAGCGAGGTAGCCGGCGACGCCGTCGCCGATGAAGACGAGCACCCCGAGTGCCGGTGCGAGGATGGGGTGCTGGAGGAGCACGCAGAGCTCGTGCGACTGGAACGTATCGCCACGACACATCGCCTCCTCGAGCGCCTCACGAACACGTGAGCGCTGACGACGGAGCTCCTGAAGACGCGCCCTCAACTCCCCCACCTCGGCGTCTTTCCTCAAGGCAGAAGGCAGCGCCTTGAGCGACTTGTCCTGCCTCGCGATGCGCAGCGAAGGCGCGCCGTCGACGTCGATGGAGAGCGTGATGCTCACCTCTCCGCGGGTGAGAACCACCGGCCCGCGAGCGAGGTCCGCCACGGCCCGCTGTTCCATGGCCCACTGCAGGCGCTGTGGATCACGGTGGCCCGCCGTGCGCGCGAGGTTCGCGAGTCCGATCGCGACGGCTCTCGACTCGCTCTGTTGGCGCTGGGAGCCGAACTTCCGTGATTGGCGCTTGAACGACTGAAGGCGCTGGTAGCGCTCGAGCAGATCACGCTGCCCGCTGTCACCGTCCGGAAGTGGTAGCAGCCCCAGTGCACGCACGGAGTCCTGATGGCGCGACGTGTCGATGCGCGCGAGAATCTGCTCGCGCGTCACGAGTCCCGCCATCGCGCGCGCGAAGAGCTGCGCGCGCGTGTGCCCAGCCCTGCTGGCCGCGTACTTCGCCGCCGTGTCGAGCGTCTTCCAGCGCACGGCGCCGAGCTGACC encodes the following:
- a CDS encoding DUF5724 domain-containing protein — encoded protein: LEGAVWWIQAHTKDDRSWRLPELKEIWAAEVSERTPLSAADLTDGAVDVEWFVHVFGQLGAVRWKTLDTAAKYAASRAGHTRAQLFARAMAGLVTREQILARIDTSRHQDSVRALGLLPLPDGDSGQRDLLERYQRLQSFKRQSRKFGSQRQQSESRAVAIGLANLARTAGHRDPQRLQWAMEQRAVADLARGPVVLTRGEVSITLSIDVDGAPSLRIARQDKSLKALPSALRKDAEVGELRARLQELRRQRSRVREALEEAMCRGDTFQSHELCVLLQHPILAPALGVLVFIGDGVAGYLAEGGRALRDHAGTQHVLGHVEEVRIAHPHDLLVRGDWSAWQRDCFRAERVQPLKQLFRELYPLTASERGTDRTRRYAGHQVNPRQALALLGGRGWVARPEEGVSRTFHDEGLTARLGFQEPFFTPADIEGLTLEDVIFTRKGEWTALPLDGIPPRLFSEAMRDLDLVVSVAHRGGVDPEATASTVEMRAALLNESCELLGLANVEVNGRHATIHGSLGDYSVHLGSAGVLVLPGTAIPIVAVHSQHRGRIFLPFADDDPKTAEVLSKVLLLARDDEIRDPNILEWISAARGG